A genomic stretch from Ficedula albicollis isolate OC2 chromosome 4A, FicAlb1.5, whole genome shotgun sequence includes:
- the AMER1 gene encoding APC membrane recruitment protein 1, protein MHARRAAMETGSPEERDGAERRREAPQQPPPGKLRKTAFKLFGGKRSICTLPSFFGGRGKKGLSKCKTHEGLSSAACDRGGGTGRDSPSGGSRDGQHAALASSRSAQLATDSGTRGELGQQDSSPPGSMEGWDKKPSGEKPSFPRPKKGLKGFFTSIRRHRKSKAAESEKAELPEWSGDAEEPGSAAAGGAQSQGAAEGRAAGPEPEGAASPGGDSSSGQATEPTGPVADGGGSEGDTTAVPGNGDVPDAKAEAEAAACAEFDRQSLLLAFHPDFMDSEPPCLHSGELLSLMLGDVTSLKSFDSLTGCGDDIAEPDIAESSVAVERGRDAAKRSSCLVTYQGGGEEMAIPEENEDYLQQVWDSGVPGDSSYGAQVSSSSLETHASHEADAHPYMDGVDMLTPQSDQQESAPNSDEGYYDSTTPGPDDEAGEELKKDRLPRDSYSGDALYEFDALMSPSHGEESLFEGKVPHQGIFSYFMDFCLPAEKSLIQQMMDQKRGLMETEEEGLAAIQKELLYWELQREPVLKRLDVSSKEKCPREKQCIECKSRAASSIGKGQSGLGSEQVASHTPSRAVNGGVAVARAENPEWRDFPGTLCPENCYNSQKGPGGCLIQLTKNTPGLDAELDCGMFGGPAQAGMFPGFRLPEQEHGAAEPQAGSEPEHAVSFSQALVEFASSGTLFSSLSESLGSSASSSSFTQNLPALPTMVTFDVVDVEQDGEGECEQRPELTAGEDIAEPFDDGYGQKESLAECDERMSPGFSPGFSPGSFQSCNWGVASLPRHLRLHGLSPSLPAPLSVDRRSRSLDTESLELELAEPQAARGGPQPCRLWARREAARKDSAGARRSRSKEEGEHPQRGTHTAPGGVELWVESVWEPAEPADTSPFLPLAVGEAPERRPQEAELSRLPLRPSELPLQPEARRGSCRHPGDVPKLSHPGDVPKLSRLLPLGEAGLPPSFAFASEHRARGKPVGIAQGVPQHPGDSVGDTQSHPEPLKGRATPGHGRGTVCGVTDAE, encoded by the exons ATGCACGCCCGGCGAGCTGCCATGGAAACGGGCAGCCCGGAGGAGCGGGACGGAGCGGAGCGGCGGCgggagg ccccgcagcagCCGCCCCCCGGCAAGCTGAGGAAAACGGCCTTCAAACTGTTCGGGGGCAAGCGCAGCATCTGCACCCTGCCCAGCTTCTTCGGCGGCCGCGGCAAGAAGGGGCTCAGCAAGTGCAAGACGCACGAGGGGCTGAGCAGCGCTGCCTGTGACAGGGGCGGTGGCACGGGGCGGGACAGCCCCTcggggggcagcagggatgggcagcacgCAGCCCTGGCCAGCTCCCGCAGCGCCCAGCTGGCCACCGACAGCGGCACCCGGGgggagctgggccagcaggACAGCTCTCCCCCCGGCAGTATGGAGGGCTGGGACAAAAAGCCCAGCGGGGAGAAACCCTCTTTCCCCAGACCCAAGAAAGGGCTGAAAGGGTTTTTTACCAGCATCCGGCGGCACAGGAAGAGCAAGGCTGCCGAGAGCGAGAAGGCGGAGCTGCCCGAGTGGAGCGGGGACGCGGAGGAGCCTGGGAGCGCCGCCGCGGGGGGAGCGCAGAGCCAAGGAGCTGcggagggcagggcagcagggcccGAGCCCGAGGGCGCAGCCAGCCCAGGGGGCGACTCCAGCTCTGGCCAGGCCACCGAGCCCACGGGCCCTGTGGCCGACGGAGGCGGCTCTGAGGGTGACACCACGGCCGTGCCGGGGAACGGGGACGTGCCAGATGCCAAAGCAGAGGCCGAGGCTGCTGCCTGCGCCGAGTTTGACCGCCAGAGTTTGCTGCTGGCCTTCCACCCTGACTTCATGGACAGCGAGCCGCCCTGCCTGCACTCCggggagctgctgagcctcaTGCTGGGGGACGTCACCTCCCTGAAGAGCTTTGACTCGCTGACGGGGTGCGGTGACGACATCGCCGAGCCCGACATCGCCGAGAGCAGCGTGGCGGTGGAGCGCGGCCGCGACGCCGCCAAGCGCAGCTCCTGCCTCGTCACCTACCAGGGCGGGGGGGAGGAGATGGCCATCCCCGAGGAGAACGAGGACTACCTGCAGCAGGTGTGGGACAGCGGCgtgccaggggacagcagctACGGCGCCCAGgtgtccagcagcagcctggagacaCACGCCTCGCACGAGGCCGACGCCCACCCCTACATGGATGGTGTTGACATGCTGACGCCCCAGAGTGACCAGCAGGAGTCTGCCCCCAACAGTGACGAGGGGTATTACGACTCCACCACGCCAGGGCCGGACGatgaggctggagaggagctcaAGAAGGACAGACTGCCCCGGGACAGCTACAGCGGCGATGCACTTTACGAGTTTGACGCCCTGATGAGCCCCTCTCACGGGGAGGAGTCCCTGTTCGAGGGCAAAGTCCCACACCAGGGCATCTTCAGCTACTTCATGGActtctgcctgcctgcagagaAGAGCCTGATCCAGCAGATGATGGATCAGAAAAGAGGGCTGATGGAAACTGAAGAAGAAGGGCTTGCAGCCATTCAGAAAGAGCTGCTGtactgggagctgcagagggagccCGTCCTGAAACGCCTGGATGTGTCCAGCAAGGAGAAGTGTCCTCGGGAAAAGCAGTGCATTGAATgtaaaagcagagcagccagctccattggcaaGGGTCAGAGTGGCCTTGGGAGCGAGCAGGTGGCCTCACACACCCCGAGCCGGGCTGTCAATGGCGGGGTCGCAGTGGCCAGGGCTGAAAATCCAGAGTGGAGGGATTTCCCAGGGACCCTGTGTCCGGAAAACTGTTACAACAGCCAGAAAGGCCCCGGGGGTTGCCTTATTCAGCTGACAAAGAACACGCCGGGGTTGGATGCAGAGCTGGACTGTGGGATGTTTGGgggcccagcccaggcagggatgtTCCCCGGGTTCAGGCTCCCGGAGCAGGAGCACggtgcagcagagccccaggcgGGCAGCGAGCCCGAGCACGCCGTCAGCTTCTCGCAGGCTCTGGTGGAGTTCGCCAGCAGCGGGAccctcttctccagcctctccgAGAGCCTGGGCAGCTCCGCCTCCAGCTCGTCCTTCACGCAGAACCTCCCCGCCCTCCCCACCATGGTCACCTTCGACGTGGTGGACGTGGAGCAGGACGGGGAGGGGGAGTGCGAGCAGCGCCCGGAGCTGACGGCGGGCGAGGACATCGCCGAGCCCTTCGATGACGGCTACGGACAGAAAGAGTCCTTGGCCGAATGTGACGAGAGAATGTCCCCGGGCTTCTCCCCGGGCTTCTCCCCGGGCTCCTTCCAGAGCTGCAACTGGGGTGTGGCCAGCCTGCCCCGCCACCTGCGCCTGCACGGcctcagcccctccctgcccgcGCCGCTCTCCGTGGACAGGAGGAGCCGCTCGCTGGACACcgagagcctggagctggagctggccgAGCCGCAGGCTGCCCGCGGCGGCCCCCAGCCCTGCCGCCTCTGGGCCCGGCGGGAGGCTGCCAGGAAGGACTCTGCCggagccaggaggagcaggagcaaggaGGAGGGCGAGCACCCGCAGCGCGGCACCCACACGGCTCCTGGCGGGGTGGAGCTCTGGGTGGAGAGCGTCTGGGAGCCTGCAGAGCCGGCAGACACATCCCCTTTCCTGCCTCTGGCCGTCGGGGAGGCTCCGGAGCGGCGGCCCcaagaggcagagctgagccgGCTCCCGCTGCGCCCCTCCGAGCTCCCCCTGCAGCCCGAGGCGCGGCGGGGCTCCTGCCGCCACCCCggggatgtccccaagctgtcccaCCCCggggatgtccccaagctgtcccgTTTGTTACCGCTGGGAGAAGCGGGGCTGCCCCCCAGCTTTGCTTTCGCCTCGGAGCACCGTGCCAGGGGCAAACCCGTGGGCATCGCCCAGGGCGTGCcacagcaccctggggacagcgttggggacacacagagccacCCGGAGCCCCTCAAGGGCAGGGCCACCCCGGGGCACGGCCGTGGCACCGTGTGCGGTGTCACCGATGCTGAGTAG